The following proteins are encoded in a genomic region of Burkholderia cepacia:
- a CDS encoding M35 family metallo-endopeptidase: protein MGNRTTVAETTTNTIAGSQTFVDVDLRPICENMTNSEFRAVFAKAQAKAVEKLSVRTIALHRWSQSEKDRVLKWFGRDDERTRMHLLTGLTKVLGVVRAFNENNVVRSGSAGDLATGCTPHPRGTTDEAAHVCAPDTATHTIAISARFCTMRPWTDGADSHVSTIIHEATHFHDTMSSTDDQYTITPFLAPWGRSNPDLAIHNADSIAGYVVDGD, encoded by the coding sequence ATGGGAAACCGAACTACCGTCGCCGAGACGACAACAAACACCATCGCGGGATCTCAGACATTCGTGGATGTTGATTTGCGACCGATCTGCGAAAACATGACCAATTCGGAATTCCGTGCCGTGTTCGCGAAAGCACAAGCTAAAGCCGTCGAGAAGCTGAGTGTACGCACCATCGCTTTACACCGGTGGTCGCAGTCCGAAAAAGATCGCGTGCTCAAGTGGTTCGGTCGTGACGACGAGAGAACGCGTATGCACCTGCTCACCGGCTTAACGAAAGTGCTTGGCGTCGTTCGAGCGTTCAACGAAAACAATGTCGTTCGAAGCGGCAGCGCTGGAGATTTGGCAACGGGTTGCACGCCTCATCCGCGCGGAACGACTGACGAAGCCGCGCATGTGTGCGCACCAGACACGGCCACACATACCATCGCCATCAGCGCGCGATTCTGCACGATGCGCCCGTGGACCGACGGTGCTGATTCTCATGTATCTACTATCATCCATGAAGCAACTCACTTCCACGACACGATGTCTTCGACAGACGATCAATACACAATCACGCCTTTTCTCGCGCCTTGGGGCCGGTCAAATCCTGACTTGGCAATCCACAATGCCGACAGCATTGCGGGGTATGTTGTCGATGGCGACTAA
- a CDS encoding PAAR domain-containing protein: MSRRAIRHGDATTTGGIVIAGTASIFVNNKHIALDGDKATCGNCEGMFPIAGSAVSVVGNGRAVAVEGDAVLCPCGQNLLIAGNDCTFFIGSGGHGSAPPFTGYSTFSPTRYAPASDIHNDQFVIRDVRTKQPLSNVRYWIKDRSGSVLASGMSDRHGCTARVQTERAQTLTLVIED, encoded by the coding sequence ATGAGCCGACGGGCAATCAGGCACGGTGACGCAACGACGACAGGCGGAATCGTCATCGCTGGCACTGCAAGCATATTCGTGAACAACAAGCACATTGCCTTGGACGGTGACAAAGCGACATGTGGAAATTGCGAGGGAATGTTTCCGATAGCAGGAAGCGCGGTATCCGTCGTCGGTAACGGACGTGCCGTAGCCGTGGAAGGCGACGCTGTACTTTGTCCGTGCGGGCAAAATCTTTTAATCGCGGGAAACGACTGCACGTTTTTCATTGGGAGCGGCGGCCATGGCTCGGCGCCCCCCTTCACTGGATATTCGACATTTTCACCCACACGATACGCACCAGCATCTGACATTCACAACGATCAATTTGTGATCCGCGACGTGAGAACGAAGCAACCGTTAAGCAACGTGCGCTATTGGATCAAGGATCGATCCGGGAGCGTGCTTGCATCCGGCATGAGTGATCGGCACGGTTGTACCGCGCGCGTGCAAACCGAACGCGCGCAGACATTGACGCTTGTGATCGAGGACTGA